One Chlamydiota bacterium DNA window includes the following coding sequences:
- the lpxB gene encoding lipid-A-disaccharide synthase yields MSRILIVAGEESGDKHAAKLAAEILARDPSCEIRAAGGERLAGAGATLLYNLVELAVLGSVEVLRNYARLRAIFHGLLSVVEEWKPDAVVLVDYPGFNIRLAKRIKRRRLPSRIVYYISPQVWAWGTRRKKTIARIVDRMLVILPFEKGFYADTAMSVDFVGHPALDDLIFSRGDAEFRAAAGFPRDARLVALLPGSRWNEVRRHLPAMLEAAAMMKRELPAIEFVTPPPKERFRQFTEAALAASPVPVRVAPGTVYETTRASELVLVASGTATLETACLLKPMLIVYRVSWPTYCIGRLLVKLPYIGLVNVIAGERIVPEFIQRDASPARIAAAGLALLRDRAAYGAAVEKLRAVRARVGGPGASSRAAAAVLAELNRRPAADRGEVR; encoded by the coding sequence CGGGCGACAAGCACGCCGCGAAGCTCGCCGCGGAGATTTTGGCGCGCGATCCGTCGTGCGAGATCCGGGCGGCCGGAGGGGAACGGTTGGCGGGCGCGGGGGCGACGCTGCTCTACAACCTCGTGGAGCTGGCCGTCCTCGGGTCGGTGGAGGTGCTGCGGAACTACGCCCGCCTGCGGGCGATCTTCCACGGCCTCCTCTCCGTCGTGGAGGAGTGGAAGCCCGACGCGGTCGTGCTTGTCGATTACCCCGGGTTCAACATCCGGCTCGCCAAGAGGATCAAGAGGCGCCGCCTTCCCTCCCGGATCGTCTACTACATCTCGCCGCAGGTGTGGGCCTGGGGGACGCGGCGGAAGAAGACCATCGCGCGGATCGTGGACCGGATGCTCGTCATCCTTCCGTTCGAGAAGGGGTTCTACGCCGATACCGCCATGTCGGTGGATTTCGTCGGGCACCCGGCGCTCGACGACCTGATCTTCTCCAGGGGAGACGCGGAGTTCCGCGCGGCCGCGGGCTTCCCGCGGGACGCGCGGCTGGTCGCCCTCCTCCCCGGGAGCCGCTGGAACGAGGTGCGGCGCCACCTCCCGGCGATGCTGGAGGCGGCGGCGATGATGAAGCGGGAGCTCCCCGCGATCGAGTTCGTCACGCCGCCCCCGAAGGAACGGTTCCGTCAGTTCACCGAGGCGGCGCTCGCCGCCTCCCCGGTGCCGGTGCGCGTCGCGCCCGGGACCGTCTACGAGACGACGCGCGCGTCGGAGCTGGTCCTGGTCGCCTCGGGGACGGCGACGCTGGAGACGGCGTGCCTTTTGAAGCCGATGTTGATCGTCTACCGGGTGTCCTGGCCGACCTACTGCATCGGCCGCCTCCTGGTGAAGCTGCCGTACATCGGGCTCGTGAACGTGATCGCGGGGGAGCGGATCGTGCCCGAGTTCATCCAGCGCGATGCCTCGCCCGCGCGGATCGCCGCGGCCGGCCTCGCCCTGCTGCGCGACCGCGCCGCGTACGGGGCCGCGGTGGAGAAGCTCCGCGCGGTCCGGGCGCGCGTGGGGGGACCCGGGGCGAGCAGCCGCGCGGCCGCGGCGGTGCTCGCGGAACTGAACCGGCGCCCGGCGGCAGACCGGGGCGAGGTGCGATGA
- a CDS encoding peptidylprolyl isomerase produces MHAERRGRGVRAAAFAAVLAGASALATSCAGPGGVQGREEGGAAVKRQGTPHAVIETSRGTITCRLFPDKAPKACENFTLLAGRGYYNGVIFHRVIPGFMIQGGDPTGTGRGGASAWGAAFEDEFDPAVSHDRPGVLSMANAGPGTNGSQFFITLAPTPWLDNRHTIFGEVVEGMETVRTIGAVETRPGDRPVTDVVMERVSVDYR; encoded by the coding sequence ATGCACGCGGAGAGGCGAGGGAGAGGCGTCCGGGCGGCGGCGTTCGCGGCCGTCCTGGCCGGCGCGTCGGCGCTTGCGACATCGTGCGCCGGGCCGGGCGGGGTGCAGGGCCGGGAAGAAGGGGGTGCGGCGGTGAAGAGGCAGGGCACTCCCCACGCGGTCATCGAGACCTCGCGGGGAACGATCACGTGCAGGCTGTTCCCCGACAAGGCCCCGAAGGCATGCGAGAACTTCACGCTCCTCGCCGGCAGGGGCTACTACAACGGCGTCATCTTCCACCGTGTCATCCCCGGCTTCATGATCCAGGGCGGCGACCCGACCGGCACCGGCCGGGGGGGCGCCAGCGCCTGGGGGGCGGCGTTCGAGGACGAGTTCGATCCCGCCGTCTCGCACGACCGCCCCGGGGTGCTCTCGATGGCCAACGCCGGGCCCGGCACCAACGGGAGCCAGTTCTTCATCACGCTCGCTCCGACGCCGTGGCTCGACAACCGCCACACCATCTTCGGCGAGGTCGTCGAGGGGATGGAGACGGTGCGGACGATCGGCGCGGTGGAGACGCGTCCGGGGGACAGGCCGGTGACGGACGTCGTGATGGAGCGCGTCTCCGTCGACTATCGGTAG
- a CDS encoding cation transporter produces MTRRAWGYLEGSVSIVLNTALFAAKLWLGAACGSLAIVADAWHTLSDSLTSAVVILGFWVSGRPADDKHPFGHGRAELVAAIVIGTLLAVVAFFFLHESILKLRHPERYPAARFGTAAAALFLVSVVVKEAMARFSIWAGGKTASAALVADGWHHRSDAVASALILAGGLFGGRLGWIDGAMGAAVSLLIGYAAYDVLRSASSLSMGEAPAPDLERRVMEIVADAAPEVAHAHHLHAHAYGDHLELTLHLGFPPRMSIEEAHAISGRVKQALKRRLDVESTTHLEPLHSAGQNTVDTPRGRGV; encoded by the coding sequence ATGACCAGGCGGGCGTGGGGCTACCTCGAGGGAAGCGTCTCCATCGTCCTGAACACGGCGCTCTTCGCCGCGAAGCTCTGGCTGGGGGCGGCCTGCGGTTCGTTGGCGATCGTCGCGGACGCATGGCACACGCTCTCCGATTCGCTCACCTCGGCGGTCGTGATCCTCGGATTCTGGGTCTCCGGACGCCCGGCGGACGACAAACACCCGTTCGGCCACGGGCGCGCCGAGCTGGTGGCGGCGATCGTCATCGGCACCCTCCTCGCCGTGGTCGCCTTCTTCTTCCTCCACGAGTCGATCCTCAAGCTGCGCCACCCGGAACGGTATCCCGCCGCCCGGTTCGGCACGGCCGCGGCCGCCCTGTTCCTCGTTTCGGTCGTCGTGAAGGAGGCGATGGCGCGCTTCTCCATCTGGGCGGGCGGAAAGACCGCCTCGGCCGCCCTCGTCGCGGACGGCTGGCACCACCGCAGCGACGCCGTGGCCTCCGCCCTGATCCTGGCGGGCGGCCTCTTCGGCGGACGCCTCGGCTGGATCGACGGGGCGATGGGCGCCGCCGTCTCCCTTCTCATCGGCTACGCCGCGTACGACGTGCTCAGGTCCGCCTCCAGCCTCTCCATGGGCGAGGCGCCCGCCCCCGACCTCGAGCGCCGCGTCATGGAGATCGTCGCCGACGCCGCGCCCGAGGTCGCCCACGCGCACCACCTCCACGCACACGCCTACGGGGACCACCTCGAGCTGACCCTCCACCTCGGCTTCCCCCCGCGGATGAGCATCGAGGAGGCGCACGCCATCTCGGGGAGGGTCAAGCAGGCGTTGAAGCGCCGCCTCGACGTCGAGAGCACCACGCACCTGGAACCGTTGCACTCGGCGGGCCAAAATACTGTTGACACCCCTCGCGGCAGGGGGGTATGA
- a CDS encoding lysophospholipid acyltransferase family protein: MVRPERSVGSGARALRFAARVVAAPLIALLGRSIRTGLHHDRFVQERARRGEACIYSFWHNRLLLMPNLYRRIRGTKRMCALVSRSRDGQYISEVLEGFGISAVRGSTAKGGEAAILEMVDRLQAGNDAAVTPDGPRGPRYRAQPGVILIAQMSGLPIIPVSADVSRKKRLKSWDRFIVPLPFARGALVFGDPIWVPRELDPEKRDRLRAALEETMRELDRKAAAAVGAEPD; the protein is encoded by the coding sequence ATGGTTCGGCCTGAACGGTCCGTGGGATCGGGCGCCCGGGCGCTGCGTTTCGCCGCCCGGGTCGTCGCCGCGCCTCTGATCGCGCTGCTCGGGCGGAGCATCCGGACGGGCCTGCACCACGACCGCTTCGTCCAGGAACGGGCGCGCCGCGGCGAGGCGTGCATCTACTCCTTCTGGCACAACCGGCTCCTCCTGATGCCGAATCTCTACCGGAGGATACGGGGGACGAAGCGGATGTGCGCCCTGGTGAGCCGCAGCAGGGACGGGCAGTACATCAGCGAGGTGCTGGAGGGGTTCGGCATCTCCGCGGTGCGCGGATCGACGGCGAAGGGGGGCGAGGCCGCGATCCTGGAGATGGTGGATCGGCTCCAGGCGGGCAACGACGCGGCCGTGACCCCGGACGGGCCCCGCGGCCCCCGCTACCGCGCCCAGCCGGGCGTCATCCTCATCGCCCAGATGAGCGGCCTCCCGATCATCCCCGTCTCGGCCGACGTGAGCCGCAAGAAGCGGCTGAAGAGCTGGGACCGTTTCATCGTGCCGCTGCCCTTCGCCCGGGGGGCGCTCGTCTTCGGCGATCCGATCTGGGTGCCGCGGGAGCTCGATCCGGAGAAGCGCGATCGGCTGCGGGCCGCCCTCGAGGAGACGATGCGCGAGCTCGACCGGAAGGCGGCGGCGGCGGTGGGGGCGGAACCGGATTGA
- the rpiB gene encoding ribose 5-phosphate isomerase B, with translation MVREVAGRYPSAASAEAPEAKPAARPRSVALGADHGGLALKNLLRGYLEDLGYAVKDFGTYTKDAVDYPDYAAAVARAVASGGYDRGIVVDGAGIGSCMAANKVRGARAAMCYDVRTAVNSREHNCANVLTLGGPLLDPAAAKEIVKVWMETPFGGGRHQRRVDKIMALEKE, from the coding sequence ATCGTCCGGGAGGTCGCGGGCCGGTACCCGTCCGCGGCGTCCGCGGAGGCGCCGGAGGCGAAGCCGGCCGCGCGTCCGCGCAGCGTCGCCCTCGGGGCCGATCACGGCGGGCTCGCCCTCAAAAACCTTTTGCGCGGCTACCTCGAGGACCTCGGCTACGCGGTGAAGGATTTTGGCACCTACACGAAGGACGCCGTCGACTATCCCGATTACGCCGCGGCGGTGGCGCGCGCGGTCGCCTCGGGCGGCTACGATCGCGGGATCGTCGTCGACGGGGCCGGCATCGGCTCGTGCATGGCGGCGAACAAGGTGCGGGGAGCGCGGGCCGCGATGTGCTACGACGTCAGGACCGCTGTCAACAGCCGCGAACACAACTGCGCCAACGTGCTGACGCTCGGCGGCCCGCTGCTGGACCCCGCGGCGGCGAAGGAGATCGTGAAGGTGTGGATGGAGACGCCGTTCGGCGGCGGGCGGCACCAGCGGCGCGTGGACAAGATCATGGCGCTGGAAAAAGAGTAG
- the deoC gene encoding deoxyribose-phosphate aldolase has protein sequence MDSGELARLVTREVLARLKGLPAGGQGPTCTLADLCSACGRCATAREDTVRRFKTDGAARISASSGIGKVANDLAGMIDHTLLKADATATQVENLCREAAEYRFCSVCVNPWFVPLCAKLLRRTGVKVCTVIGFPLGATTPETKAFEARNAIGEGAGEVDMVLNIGAMKSGDYRLVEKDIRGVVRAAQGETVVKVILETCLLTNPEKVKACEIAKTAGADFVKTSTGFSTGGATAEDIALMRKTVGAEMGVKASGGVRSKEDAEKLVKAGASRLGASASIKIVSGKGAGGAAY, from the coding sequence ATGGACTCAGGCGAACTTGCGCGGCTGGTGACGAGGGAGGTGCTCGCGAGGCTGAAGGGGCTGCCGGCGGGCGGACAGGGCCCCACCTGCACCCTCGCCGACCTCTGTTCGGCGTGCGGGCGGTGCGCCACCGCGCGGGAGGATACGGTCCGCCGGTTCAAGACGGACGGCGCGGCGCGCATCTCGGCTTCGAGCGGCATCGGCAAGGTGGCGAACGACCTGGCGGGGATGATCGACCACACCCTCCTGAAGGCCGACGCCACCGCCACGCAGGTGGAGAACCTCTGCCGGGAGGCGGCCGAGTACCGGTTCTGCTCGGTCTGCGTGAACCCGTGGTTCGTGCCGCTCTGCGCGAAGCTGTTGCGCCGCACCGGGGTCAAGGTCTGCACGGTGATCGGTTTTCCGCTCGGGGCCACGACGCCGGAGACCAAGGCGTTCGAGGCGCGGAACGCGATCGGAGAGGGCGCCGGGGAGGTCGACATGGTGCTGAACATCGGCGCGATGAAGTCGGGCGACTACCGGCTGGTCGAGAAGGATATCCGGGGCGTCGTGCGCGCCGCGCAGGGGGAGACGGTCGTCAAGGTGATCCTCGAGACCTGCCTGCTCACCAACCCCGAGAAGGTGAAGGCCTGCGAGATCGCCAAGACGGCGGGGGCGGATTTCGTGAAGACCTCCACCGGATTCAGCACCGGCGGGGCCACCGCCGAGGATATCGCCCTGATGCGCAAAACGGTCGGGGCGGAGATGGGGGTCAAGGCCTCGGGCGGCGTCCGCTCCAAGGAGGATGCGGAGAAGCTGGTCAAGGCGGGGGCGAGCCGCCTCGGGGCCAGCGCCAGCATCAAGATCGTCTCCGGGAAGGGCGCGGGGGGGGCGGCGTACTGA
- a CDS encoding ABC transporter ATP-binding protein, protein MKTYLRLLSYLKPYRWKLIVAVLAMVVFTVLQSVSIMALIPAVDIVFNGKELAIPSTVHFPLRDRAERLVASLNDVPRYPNMLNMIILFLLVCSVLKGVAEYLHEVMLEYVGQGVVKDLRNHLYRHIQSLSMDYFDRKRTGELVSRVNYDVSFVLEAVSGRFAKTLMDCIQLPAYAAIALCIEWKLALITMFIFPIILSPIGIVGRKVRRLTKRAQEKVADISSILFETISGIAVVKAFCMERYEGRKFKQENRTLFRVMVAAAKKSAILSPLTEWGAMLAICFLCYYGARLVIKEDLTTGYFVVFIAAMASMVKPLKNIGKLNVGFQKAISAADRIFHLLDTRPTLTERPDAVELPRVKGEIIFEHVDFEYSHDEGGVLRDINLRVRVGEIVAIVGPSGSGKTSLVSLLPRFYDPTAGRILIDGVDLRDATLPSLRGQLGIVTQETILFNDTVRNNIAYGQQDAPFEKIVEAARMANAHDFISPLHRGYETVIGEKGEMLSGGERQRLAIARAILKDPAILILDEATSALDTESERLVQDAIDTLMRGRTVFVIAHRLSTVTHADRIIVLDDGRIAQEGRHEELLAREGNYKKLYEMQFKP, encoded by the coding sequence ATGAAAACCTATCTCCGGCTGCTCTCCTACCTGAAGCCGTACCGCTGGAAGCTCATCGTGGCGGTGCTCGCGATGGTGGTCTTCACGGTGCTCCAGAGCGTGAGCATCATGGCCCTCATCCCCGCCGTGGATATCGTCTTCAACGGCAAGGAGCTCGCCATACCCTCCACGGTCCACTTCCCCCTCCGCGATCGGGCGGAGCGGCTCGTCGCCTCCCTCAACGACGTTCCGCGCTACCCCAACATGCTGAACATGATCATCCTCTTCCTCCTTGTCTGCAGCGTCCTGAAGGGCGTCGCCGAGTATCTGCACGAGGTGATGCTCGAGTACGTGGGGCAGGGGGTGGTGAAGGACCTCCGCAACCACCTCTACCGCCACATCCAGAGCCTCTCGATGGACTACTTCGACCGCAAGCGGACGGGCGAGCTCGTCTCCCGGGTCAACTACGACGTCAGCTTCGTCCTCGAGGCGGTCTCCGGGCGCTTCGCCAAGACGCTGATGGACTGCATCCAGCTCCCCGCCTACGCGGCCATCGCTCTCTGCATCGAGTGGAAGCTCGCCCTCATCACGATGTTCATCTTCCCGATCATCCTCTCCCCGATCGGGATCGTGGGCCGCAAGGTCCGTCGCCTCACCAAGCGCGCACAGGAGAAGGTGGCGGACATCTCGTCAATCCTCTTCGAGACGATCTCGGGGATCGCGGTCGTCAAGGCGTTCTGCATGGAGCGGTACGAGGGACGGAAGTTCAAGCAGGAGAACCGGACCCTGTTCAGGGTGATGGTGGCCGCCGCGAAGAAGTCCGCCATCCTGAGCCCGCTCACCGAGTGGGGCGCGATGCTCGCCATCTGCTTCCTCTGCTACTACGGGGCCCGGCTCGTCATCAAGGAGGATCTGACCACCGGTTACTTCGTCGTCTTCATCGCCGCGATGGCGTCGATGGTGAAGCCGCTGAAGAACATCGGCAAGCTGAACGTCGGGTTCCAGAAGGCGATCTCGGCAGCCGACAGGATCTTCCATCTGCTGGACACCCGTCCCACCCTCACCGAGAGACCGGACGCGGTTGAGCTCCCGCGCGTGAAAGGGGAGATCATCTTCGAGCATGTGGACTTCGAGTACAGCCACGACGAGGGCGGGGTGCTGCGGGACATCAACCTCCGGGTGCGGGTCGGCGAGATCGTCGCGATCGTCGGGCCGAGCGGGTCCGGGAAGACCTCCCTCGTGAGTCTCCTCCCGCGCTTCTACGACCCGACCGCCGGGCGGATACTCATCGACGGCGTCGACCTGCGGGACGCGACGCTCCCGAGCCTCCGCGGACAGCTCGGCATCGTGACGCAGGAGACGATCCTGTTCAACGACACCGTGCGCAACAACATCGCCTACGGCCAGCAGGACGCCCCGTTCGAGAAGATCGTCGAGGCTGCGAGGATGGCCAACGCGCATGACTTCATCTCGCCGCTCCACCGCGGGTACGAGACCGTGATCGGGGAGAAGGGGGAGATGCTCTCCGGCGGGGAGCGCCAGCGTCTCGCCATCGCGCGGGCGATCCTCAAGGACCCGGCGATACTGATCCTCGACGAGGCGACCTCGGCGCTCGACACCGAATCCGAGCGCCTCGTCCAGGACGCGATCGATACCCTGATGCGCGGCAGGACCGTCTTCGTGATCGCGCACCGCCTCTCCACCGTCACGCACGCCGACCGCATCATCGTGCTCGACGACGGGCGGATCGCGCAGGAGGGGAGGCACGAGGAGCTCCTCGCCCGCGAGGGCAACTACAAGAAGCTCTACGAGATGCAGTTCAAGCCCTGA
- a CDS encoding PilZ domain-containing protein: protein MARPRTGERRSTTRVRCAFKGAYRLAGQSSRPTETRDLSDGGLLMLVSGDVRQGDVLDLTIPLTPAGSPLRARGRVVYLRETPGARILAGVQFLSLSARHREALGKKIRDRMLRGAARVAARC, encoded by the coding sequence ATGGCACGGCCACGCACTGGGGAGAGGAGAAGCACCACGCGGGTCCGATGCGCCTTCAAGGGCGCCTATCGCCTCGCGGGCCAATCCTCCCGCCCCACGGAGACGCGCGACCTGAGCGACGGCGGCCTGCTGATGCTCGTCTCGGGGGACGTGCGGCAGGGCGACGTGCTGGACCTCACCATTCCGCTCACGCCGGCCGGGAGCCCGCTCCGGGCCCGCGGCCGGGTCGTCTATCTGCGCGAGACCCCAGGCGCCCGCATACTCGCGGGTGTGCAGTTCCTCAGCCTCAGCGCGCGGCACCGGGAAGCGCTCGGCAAGAAGATCCGGGACAGGATGCTCCGCGGCGCCGCCCGCGTCGCCGCCCGCTGCTGA